One Drosophila willistoni isolate 14030-0811.24 chromosome 2R unlocalized genomic scaffold, UCI_dwil_1.1 Seg167, whole genome shotgun sequence DNA segment encodes these proteins:
- the LOC111518543 gene encoding fibrinogen-like protein 1 — MKEKINDLEKQVENFKTKLNEREIQVKDKDDAIKASDEQIKNLIVEINKHSLAIKEEIQQLKQYKEQQQNRTVSGLYYDGIQQKKIQNLPPFEVSFVSPSSDWIVIQRRIDGNVSFDRDWDDYKNGFGDRFKWYIS; from the exons ATGAAGGAAAAAATCAATGACTTGGAAAAGCAGgtggaaaattttaaaacgaaaCTCAATGAGCGGGAAATCCAAGTAAAAGACAAGGATGACGCTATCAAGGCAAGCGATGAACAAATTAAGAATCTAATTGtcgaaataaataaacattcgTTGGCTATAAAAGAGGAGATTCAACAGTTAAAACAGtacaaggagcagcagcagaatcGCACCGTCTCGGGCCTTTATTACGATGGCATTCAGCagaagaaaattcaaaatttaccCCCTTTCGAAGTGTCTTTCGTTTCGCCTTCTTCGGACTGGATTGTGATACAAAGACGTATCGATGGAAATGTGAGTTTTGATCGCGATTGGGATGACTATAAGAATGGTTTTGGTGAC CGATTTAAATGGTATATATCATAA
- the LOC6642824 gene encoding borealin isoform X1: protein MPRTKVSKNSKRNREVSNLEEKINNFERKVDVVFNDMDELEMQFISTLDTRIKSLTLCMQVDIREMKMPDFIDVIVDLVRFSDFKASDHTQMIASMSVSQNTTDGHSLGVGMGGTVVSGNRNDEGYLTEDSSLGGLSSASTLSAFGGASSMLKSAKALRTPGPLHSARARRARRSRSACGDMSALHSARPPAVVPSSSASSRVSRNKMRTPMATRPKAFSADRNTPMGKKMSRNSSPSTPPVAFLRYPKPGEMALSKFGSPMVVQAMPDKFANVNIPIRNGVLSLRPKRLAADEVETDLLQALDEDTLNQIKTLHANLQVIVNTANKAGLK from the exons ATGCCACGAACAAAAGTGTCAAAGAACTCAAAACGGAATCGTGAGGTGTCCAATCTCGAGgaaaaaatcaacaatttcGAAAGGAAAGTGGACGTCGTCTTCAACGATATGGACGAACTGGAAATGCAATTCATTAGCACTCTGGACACTCGGATCAAATCGCTAACACTGTGCATGCAGGTCGATATAAGGGAAATGAAAATGCCCGATTTTATAGACGTGATCGTGGATCTTGTGAGATTTTCAGACTTTAAGGCCAGCGACCACACTCAGATGATTGCCTCGATGTCCGTCAGCCAGAACACAACCGATGGACACAGTTTGGGTGTGGGCATGGGCGGCACTGTGGTGTCTGGCAATCGCAACGATGAAG GCTACCTTACAGAGGACAGCAGTTTGGGGGGACTCAGCTCGGCCAGCACTCTGTCGGCATTCGGAGGAGCCAGTTCCATGCTGAAATCGGCCAAAGCCTTAAGAACACCAGGACCCTTACATTCGGCCCGGGCACGTCGTGCTCGTCGCAGTCGCTCTGCCTGCGGCGATATGAGCGCCTTGCATTCGGCCAGACCACCAGCAGTAGTTCCATCATCCTCGGCGTCCAGTCGCGTGTCCCGCAACAAAATGCGTACACCCATGGCCACCAGACCAAAGGCATTCAGTGCTGATCGCAACACACCCATGGGCAAGAAAATGTCCCGCAACTCATCGCCCTCCACACCGCCAGTGGCCTTCCTGCGCTATCCCAAGCCCGGCGAGATGGCCCTCTCCAAATTTGGCAGTCCCATGGTGGTTCAAGC CATGCCCGATAAATTCGCCAATGTCAATATACCCATTCGCAATGGTGTTTTAAGTCTGAGACCAAAGAGGCTTGCCGCCGATGAAGTCGAAACGGATCTGCTGCAAGCTCTTGACGAGGATacattaaatcaaattaaaacattgcATGCCAATTTGCAAGTGATTGTCAATACGGCCAACAAGGCGGGTTTAAAGTAA
- the LOC6642824 gene encoding borealin isoform X2 → MPRTKVSKNSKRNREVSNLEEKINNFERKVDVVFNDMDELEMQFISTLDTRIKSLTLCMQVDIREMKMPDFIDVIVDLVRFSDFKASDHTQMIASMSVSQNTTDGHSLGVGMGGTVVSGNRNDEEDSSLGGLSSASTLSAFGGASSMLKSAKALRTPGPLHSARARRARRSRSACGDMSALHSARPPAVVPSSSASSRVSRNKMRTPMATRPKAFSADRNTPMGKKMSRNSSPSTPPVAFLRYPKPGEMALSKFGSPMVVQAMPDKFANVNIPIRNGVLSLRPKRLAADEVETDLLQALDEDTLNQIKTLHANLQVIVNTANKAGLK, encoded by the exons ATGCCACGAACAAAAGTGTCAAAGAACTCAAAACGGAATCGTGAGGTGTCCAATCTCGAGgaaaaaatcaacaatttcGAAAGGAAAGTGGACGTCGTCTTCAACGATATGGACGAACTGGAAATGCAATTCATTAGCACTCTGGACACTCGGATCAAATCGCTAACACTGTGCATGCAGGTCGATATAAGGGAAATGAAAATGCCCGATTTTATAGACGTGATCGTGGATCTTGTGAGATTTTCAGACTTTAAGGCCAGCGACCACACTCAGATGATTGCCTCGATGTCCGTCAGCCAGAACACAACCGATGGACACAGTTTGGGTGTGGGCATGGGCGGCACTGTGGTGTCTGGCAATCGCAACGATGAAG AGGACAGCAGTTTGGGGGGACTCAGCTCGGCCAGCACTCTGTCGGCATTCGGAGGAGCCAGTTCCATGCTGAAATCGGCCAAAGCCTTAAGAACACCAGGACCCTTACATTCGGCCCGGGCACGTCGTGCTCGTCGCAGTCGCTCTGCCTGCGGCGATATGAGCGCCTTGCATTCGGCCAGACCACCAGCAGTAGTTCCATCATCCTCGGCGTCCAGTCGCGTGTCCCGCAACAAAATGCGTACACCCATGGCCACCAGACCAAAGGCATTCAGTGCTGATCGCAACACACCCATGGGCAAGAAAATGTCCCGCAACTCATCGCCCTCCACACCGCCAGTGGCCTTCCTGCGCTATCCCAAGCCCGGCGAGATGGCCCTCTCCAAATTTGGCAGTCCCATGGTGGTTCAAGC CATGCCCGATAAATTCGCCAATGTCAATATACCCATTCGCAATGGTGTTTTAAGTCTGAGACCAAAGAGGCTTGCCGCCGATGAAGTCGAAACGGATCTGCTGCAAGCTCTTGACGAGGATacattaaatcaaattaaaacattgcATGCCAATTTGCAAGTGATTGTCAATACGGCCAACAAGGCGGGTTTAAAGTAA
- the LOC111518602 gene encoding microfibril-associated glycoprotein 4-like: protein MKILFTSVILYILFQWSTATLIAIGLQNEESYQWEMNCFRIVKPMINYLTKVEDNEELRKKIINLEKRVERYEVQFKDQENQLKTKDTLLNEKSAEFQQQLKAKDDILLAKEEKFEAQKTLLDAKEEQIMSLSAQVTKYTVIIEDKDLELKKCKQQEEIFPFSVDGIRRLQIAGQASFEVPYVSPLSGWTVIQRRIDGEVSFNRDWIDYKNGFGDMQGNFFIGLEKLHLLTLSQPHELYIQLRDVTGNTKYARYDNLIVAGEKDNYMLQSIGKYTGTAGDSLTDHVGHMFTTKDKDNDVCTDSNCAAEEAGGWWYEDCAYSRLNGKYDKDGISSNHNGIAWGSWSEWNYTISLTFAQMMIRPSQKVN from the exons atGAAAATTCTTTTTACCTCCGTTATACTCTATATACTTTTTCAATGGTCAACTGCCACTTTGATTGCAATCGGGCTTCAAAATGAG GAGAGTTATCAGTGGGAAATGAATTGCTTCCGGATTGTTAAGCCCATGATAAATTATCTTACAAAAGTGGAGGACAATGAAGAACTGAGAAAAAAGATCATTAATCTGGAGAAAAGGGTGGAACGATATGAAGTGCAGTTTAAAGATCAGGAGAATCAACTAAAAACTAAGGATACATTACTTAATGAAAAAAGTGCAGAATTCCAACAACAACTTAAGGCAAAGGATGACATATTGCTTGCAAAGGAGGAGAAATTTGAAGCCCAAAAGACTTTACTCGACGCCAAGGAAGAACAAATTATGAGCTTAAGTGCACAAGTAACTAAGTACACGGTGATTATTGAAGATAAAGATTTGGAACTGAAAAAATGCAAGCAGCAAGAGGAGATCTTCCCGTTCTCTGTCGATGGAATCCGACGGTTGCAAATTGCAGGTCAAGCATCGTTTGAAGTGCCTTATGTTTCTCCATTATCCGGTTGGACAGTGATTCAAAGACGCATTGATGGAGAAGTTAGTTTTAATCGGGATTGGATTGACTACAAGAATGGATTCGGTGACATGCAAGGAAACTTTTTTATTGGACTTGAGAAACTGCATCTGTTAACTCTATCGCAGCCCCATGAGTTGTATATCCAATTGAGAGATGTTACTGGAAACACTAAATATGCTCGCTATGATAATTTAATCGTAGCTGGTGAGAAGGACAACTATATGCTTCAATCGATTGGAAAATATACAGGAACAGCTGGCGATTCACTTACAGATCATGTTGGCCATATGTTTACAACCAAAGACAAGGATAATGACGTATGTACTGACAGTAATTGTGCTGCCGAGGAAGCTGGTGGATGGTGGTATGAAGACTGTGCTTACAG TCGTTTGAATGGAAAGTATGACAAAGATGGTATTTCTTCAAACCATAATGGCATTGCGTGGGGATCTTGGAGCGAATGGAACTATACAATATCCCTAACATTCGCCCAAATGATGATTAGGCCGTCACAGAAAGTGAATTGA
- the LOC111518609 gene encoding angiopoietin-related protein 2-like, whose protein sequence is MINHFTIVKEQIDAHDEMKGKINDLEKQVENFKTKLNEREIQVKDKDDVIKARDEQIKNLIVQINKHSMAIKEEIQQLKQYKEQQENRTVSGLYYDGIHQKKIQNLPPFEVSFVSPSSDWIVIQRRIDGNVSFDRDWDDYKNGFGDVRGNFFIGLDKLHLLTQSRPHELYIQLQDVNGINKYARYDNFNVASDKENYKLISIGKYTGNAGDSLDKHVGYMFSTRDRDHKVHTRNCADGGRGGWWFLDGCGFSHLNGIYHEDGIASDHCGISWGSFAKWNYEISLTVSQMMIRPTLQLK, encoded by the exons ATGATTAATCATTTCACCATAGTAAAAGAACAAATTGATGCTCATGATGAAATGAAGGGAAAAATCAATGACTTGGAAAAGCAGgtggaaaattttaaaacgaaaCTCAATGAGCGGGAAATCCAAGTAAAAGACAAGGATGACGTTATCAAGGCAAGGGATGAACAAATTAAGAATCTAATTgtccaaataaataaacattcgATGGCTATAAAAGAGGAGATTCAACAGTTAAAACAGTACAAGGAGCAGCAGGAGAATCGCACCGTCTCGGGCCTCTATTACGATGGCATTCATCagaagaaaattcaaaatttaccCCCTTTCGAAGTGTCTTTCGTTTCGCCTTCTTCGGACTGGATTGTGATACAAAGACGTATCGATGGAAATGTGAGTTTTGATCGTGATTGGGATGACTATAAAAATGGTTTTGGTGACGTAAGAGGAAACTTCTTTATTGGGCTCGATAAGCTGCATTTGCTCACTCAGTCTCGACCTCATGAATTATATATCCAACTACAAGATGTCAATGGAATCAACAAATATGCTCGCTATGACAATTTCAATGTGGCCAGCGATAAGGAAAACTATAAACTAATATCAATAGGAAAATATACGGGAAATGCTGGCGATTCATTGGATAAGCATGTTGGCTATATGTTTTCAACTCGGGATCGCGATCATAAAGTACACACCCGTAATTGCGCTGATGGTGGTCGAGGCGGTTGGTGGTTTCTGGATGGATGCGGCTTTAG CCATTTAAATGGTATATATCATGAAGATGGTATCGCTTCTGATCATTGTGGAATTTCCTGGGGCAGTTTTGCAAAATGGAACTATGAAATATCATTGACAGTTTCTCAAATGATGATACGGCCAACACtacaattaaaataa